AAAGAAATAGCATTACCGGTTGATACTAGGAACTCTAAGCCTAATCATGGTTTAGAGTTCTTTTTTGTCTCGTTCTTGAAATTTAAGGATACCAGCCAATCGAACCAAACAGCAAGTGATATCGTGCGTAAGATGTGAAACTGAGAAATTGCGTATGTAAGCGGTTTTTGATTGTCGTCATGCAAAATCTTAACTATTTTATTGAACTCCACCTTGTCGATAAAATCCCAAACTTGGTTTTCTTCATTTTGTAGTAACCCTTCTGCATCTCGGAATAGCCTTCTGGCAGCTAGACGTCCATAAGAGCCGAACACTGCTTTGTCTCGCCTTGTCCTAACCTGTTCTGGTAGACTGCCTTTCATTGCTTCTCTGAAATGCTGACGGCCAATGCCATCTCCCAGTTTTAACTTTGAAGGTACGGACATGCAAAGTTCGAATAATTCTTTGTTAAAGAACGGCAAGGATGCCTGCATATTATAATGGTTGCCTAATGCGAAAAATTCTTCATTAATTGTGATAGACTGTGCATTATAAACTGATGAAAAGCTATGCATATATTTCTCTTCAAGATTTTTGCTCAGCGACTCACTCAACGTTTTATTCAATTTTGATTTTTCCCGGTTTGAATTACGAGCAGATGCCTTGACCAATGAATTGGGGATTGGTTTATCCAGGAATTTATGAATAATAGAATTAAGTCCTCTTTTCAGAAAATGGAGGGTGGAAATGTTAAAGTTTCTTTTAACGTCAGTAAATAACGTAAATAACTCTTTGATAGAAGCTGTTACAGCTACTTCCTGGAACCTGCGCCCGAAAAAATCATGGTAAACGGCTTGTAG
The genomic region above belongs to Dyadobacter pollutisoli and contains:
- a CDS encoding asparagine synthase C-terminal domain-containing protein, producing MLDHLTINTKRIIRYLTFRADSLVDYDSETFFCQINSVLPAHQIIVTPSDIITKSWVDFNPDQWSQLTSLTEFANVFQNLFHNSVANSVNGDIVGSHLSGGMDSSSISSFARKLFPLKEFHTFYGAPNTQFASENEYAQAVADHIGSIHHEIAPQHNDFDLLTKYTSIYGHPETMILSPALQGSLLEAAHSHRCTTLLIGHDGDSIVGNGFDYLIELFRKRKWAELKELLAQRTQNPSFLRLFKNWNTLDEDEKLQAVYHDFFGRRFQEVAVTASIKELFTLFTDVKRNFNISTLHFLKRGLNSIIHKFLDKPIPNSLVKASARNSNREKSKLNKTLSESLSKNLEEKYMHSFSSVYNAQSITINEEFFALGNHYNMQASLPFFNKELFELCMSVPSKLKLGDGIGRQHFREAMKGSLPEQVRTRRDKAVFGSYGRLAARRLFRDAEGLLQNEENQVWDFIDKVEFNKIVKILHDDNQKPLTYAISQFHILRTISLAVWFDWLVSLNFKNETKKNSKP